A part of Candidatus Woesearchaeota archaeon genomic DNA contains:
- a CDS encoding PRC-barrel domain-containing protein has product MTEDKKFSREIIGKTVVSKTGKRFGEVGDIIFETKSGELIHIELANPTSYTEKLELERGKDNKILIPYSAVIASGDFLVIAEEDII; this is encoded by the coding sequence ATGACTGAAGATAAAAAATTTTCAAGGGAAATTATTGGCAAAACAGTGGTAAGTAAAACCGGAAAAAGGTTTGGTGAAGTTGGCGACATTATTTTTGAAACAAAATCAGGTGAATTAATTCACATTGAATTAGCTAACCCAACATCGTACACTGAAAAACTGGAACTGGAAAGAGGAAAAGATAACAAGATATTAATTCCTTATAGCGCAGTTATTGCTTCAGGCGATTTTTTAGTAATAGCCGAAGAAGACATAATTTAG